In the genome of Methanopyrus kandleri AV19, one region contains:
- a CDS encoding TatD family hydrolase, translating to MKKPVDAHCHLCFKYFKGEEDEVVERSRKKVLRVYDCGATPGTARRTLELAERFEGFVFSTIGLHPPRAPRMQQSVIDDVVRIIREHADRIAAIGEIGLDYHYVKEPGERRRMREVFERFLKLAEELDKPVVIHARDAEEHALEVLEDYDVVAMFHCYDGPAELARRIADAGHYVSLSTIHVIRGPKDERTRELLETVPLEAALTETDSPYLSPVRGERNEPRNVWRVIELLARVKGVPVGEVVETTARNALEFYDL from the coding sequence TTGAAGAAACCCGTCGACGCTCACTGTCATCTTTGCTTCAAATACTTCAAAGGCGAGGAAGACGAAGTGGTAGAACGGTCACGGAAGAAGGTGTTACGCGTGTACGACTGCGGGGCTACCCCTGGAACCGCACGGCGAACCCTGGAGTTAGCGGAGAGATTCGAGGGGTTCGTGTTCTCCACGATCGGGCTCCATCCCCCACGAGCGCCGAGGATGCAGCAGAGCGTCATCGATGACGTGGTCCGAATTATCCGTGAGCACGCCGACAGGATCGCGGCAATTGGAGAGATAGGTCTTGACTACCACTACGTGAAGGAACCCGGAGAGCGCAGGAGGATGCGAGAGGTCTTCGAGAGGTTCCTGAAGCTCGCGGAAGAGCTCGACAAGCCGGTAGTGATTCACGCCAGGGATGCGGAAGAGCACGCCCTCGAGGTCCTAGAGGACTACGACGTAGTCGCCATGTTCCACTGCTACGACGGACCGGCCGAGCTCGCCCGGCGTATCGCGGACGCCGGCCACTACGTTTCACTGTCGACGATTCACGTCATTCGTGGACCGAAGGATGAGAGAACGCGGGAACTGCTGGAGACTGTACCGTTGGAAGCGGCACTTACGGAGACGGACAGCCCATACCTGTCACCGGTGCGGGGAGAACGCAACGAGCCTCGGAACGTGTGGAGGGTAATAGAGTTGCTCGCGCGGGTGAAGGGAGTCCCCGTCGGCGAGGTAGTTGAGACCACGGCGCGTAACGCGCTGGAGTTCTACGATCTATGA
- the amzA gene encoding archaemetzincin AmzA, with protein sequence MKLCLVAFDGRIPMLSSIVDRFEEHVSEYLGEVKVKKKRAKLPEHAYSKVRGQYLARALLDTLRGMKGEYDRVLGLTSEDLYAPGLNFVFGQARCPGREAVVSVARLLDPDPELYLERVVKELTHELGHTFGLGHCPDRNCVMSFSSSLLEVDRKSPNFCRRCTELLQRNLKRGG encoded by the coding sequence TTGAAGTTGTGCCTGGTGGCGTTTGACGGAAGGATCCCCATGCTCAGCAGTATCGTCGATAGGTTCGAGGAACACGTGTCGGAGTACCTAGGCGAGGTTAAGGTGAAAAAGAAACGCGCGAAACTACCCGAGCATGCGTACTCCAAGGTGAGAGGCCAATACCTAGCGAGGGCCCTCCTCGATACCCTACGTGGCATGAAAGGGGAGTACGACCGCGTTTTAGGGTTGACCTCGGAGGACCTCTACGCTCCGGGACTCAACTTCGTCTTCGGTCAAGCTCGATGTCCGGGTAGAGAGGCCGTAGTCTCGGTGGCCCGACTGCTGGATCCGGATCCGGAGTTGTACCTGGAGCGTGTCGTGAAGGAGCTCACGCACGAGCTCGGACACACCTTCGGGTTGGGCCACTGCCCGGACCGTAACTGCGTGATGAGCTTCTCGAGTTCACTTCTCGAAGTAGACCGCAAATCACCGAACTTCTGTCGAAGATGTACCGAATTACTTCAAAGAAACTTGAAACGCGGAGGTTGA
- the rimI gene encoding ribosomal protein S18-alanine N-acetyltransferase, translating into MNGAVVVTIEYVDKVGRRVVVRRAKRSDIPEVVEIEERAFPKSPYPTYVFLYNLSNNPEGFLVAEVGGKVVGYVIFELRPWLGEGHIVSIAVHPNYRRTGIGTILMGEAERKIAEAGYETVRLEVRESNFPARRFYERLGYREERREHGYYSDGETAIIMVKKLKSPIQYRQ; encoded by the coding sequence TTGAACGGGGCCGTAGTCGTGACCATCGAGTACGTAGACAAAGTGGGGCGCAGAGTGGTCGTTCGGAGGGCTAAAAGGTCCGACATCCCGGAAGTTGTGGAGATAGAAGAGCGTGCGTTCCCGAAATCACCGTATCCTACGTACGTCTTCCTCTATAACCTGAGTAACAATCCGGAGGGGTTCCTGGTGGCTGAAGTTGGGGGTAAGGTGGTAGGATACGTCATCTTCGAGCTCCGACCGTGGCTCGGTGAGGGCCATATAGTCTCGATCGCCGTACATCCCAACTACCGGCGTACCGGAATCGGCACGATCCTCATGGGAGAGGCCGAGCGCAAGATAGCGGAAGCCGGATACGAAACCGTCAGACTGGAAGTTAGGGAGTCAAACTTTCCGGCCAGACGTTTCTACGAACGACTGGGTTACAGGGAGGAACGTAGAGAACACGGTTACTACTCCGACGGAGAGACTGCCATAATCATGGTAAAGAAGCTGAAATCTCCCATCCAGTATCGACAATGA
- a CDS encoding FMN-binding glutamate synthase family protein produces MWWREYVKEIQRKAETGEYAVRGFGTSRKVPHFDDLVILPAQVSRPPIDKYREPCNTKTVLGDRFAEKPLKLDTPVLVGAMSFGALSKEAKVAIARGTAMVGTATNTGEGGMLPEEREEAKWLIAQYASGRFGVSAEYLNAADAIEIKIGQGAKPGMGGHLMGEKVTKEIAEIRGIPKGSDALSPARHMDIVGPEDLKMKIEQLREITDWKIPIIVKYSPGRVKEDVKIAAKAGADIIAIDGMQGGTGASPEIATENAGIPTIAALVQAVEALNEIGMRDEVDIIISGGIRDGADVAKALALGADAVYVCTSVLIAMGCTACAQCHSGRCPVGICTQDPELRKKLDVDEAAERVANYLKVVTEECKMLAQLAGKTDVHNLEKEDLRALSEDVARITGVKMAGSDVELA; encoded by the coding sequence TTGTGGTGGCGCGAATACGTGAAAGAGATACAGCGAAAAGCTGAAACGGGCGAGTACGCGGTCCGTGGGTTCGGGACGAGCCGTAAAGTGCCGCACTTCGACGATTTGGTCATCCTCCCAGCCCAAGTTTCGCGACCTCCGATCGACAAGTATCGGGAGCCGTGCAATACCAAGACAGTCCTCGGCGACCGGTTCGCGGAGAAACCACTGAAGTTGGATACCCCGGTGCTGGTTGGTGCCATGTCTTTCGGGGCGCTCAGCAAGGAGGCAAAGGTCGCGATCGCCCGTGGAACGGCTATGGTAGGAACCGCCACGAACACCGGTGAGGGGGGCATGTTACCGGAGGAACGGGAAGAAGCGAAGTGGCTCATCGCCCAGTACGCTTCGGGGCGATTCGGAGTCTCAGCGGAGTACTTGAACGCGGCCGACGCTATCGAGATCAAGATCGGACAGGGCGCCAAGCCCGGTATGGGAGGCCACCTCATGGGAGAGAAGGTGACGAAGGAGATCGCGGAGATAAGAGGTATCCCAAAGGGTTCGGACGCGCTGTCACCGGCCCGTCATATGGACATAGTCGGACCCGAAGACCTGAAGATGAAAATCGAGCAGCTTCGGGAGATCACGGACTGGAAGATCCCGATCATCGTGAAGTACAGCCCGGGTCGAGTCAAAGAGGATGTGAAGATCGCAGCCAAGGCCGGGGCCGATATTATAGCAATCGATGGAATGCAAGGCGGTACCGGCGCGTCACCGGAGATCGCGACCGAGAACGCCGGAATACCCACCATCGCCGCGCTAGTTCAGGCTGTGGAGGCCCTGAACGAGATCGGGATGCGGGACGAAGTCGACATAATCATCTCGGGTGGCATCCGCGACGGTGCGGACGTCGCCAAGGCGTTAGCTTTGGGCGCCGACGCTGTCTATGTGTGCACCTCGGTCCTGATCGCCATGGGATGTACGGCATGCGCTCAGTGCCACTCTGGAAGGTGCCCGGTGGGTATCTGCACGCAGGATCCAGAGCTCCGTAAGAAACTGGATGTGGACGAGGCGGCGGAACGTGTGGCTAACTACCTGAAGGTGGTAACCGAAGAGTGCAAGATGTTGGCCCAGTTAGCCGGTAAGACGGACGTACACAACCTCGAAAAAGAGGACCTTAGAGCGCTCTCGGAGGACGTCGCCCGTATTACCGGCGTGAAGATGGCCGGGTCCGACGTCGAGCTGGCCTAG
- a CDS encoding GMP synthase subunit A, translated as MILIIDNHGQYVHLIRKNFDYMGVPAEIIPNTTDPEDVRERASGVVISGGPSRERAGNSREIIEELTGEVPILGICLGHQLMAEVFGGKVDWAAGREEYARTEVEILDHEGIFEGLPDKIVAWASHRDEVKEVPDEFVVTARSDRCEVEAMRHEELPLYGVQFHPELKFTEYGPDILKNFAKLCGEL; from the coding sequence TTGATCCTCATAATCGACAACCACGGCCAATACGTGCACCTGATCCGCAAGAACTTCGACTACATGGGTGTCCCCGCCGAGATCATCCCCAACACCACCGACCCCGAAGACGTCCGCGAGCGTGCGAGCGGTGTGGTGATCAGCGGAGGACCATCCCGTGAGCGGGCGGGTAACTCCCGAGAGATCATCGAGGAACTGACGGGAGAGGTACCTATACTGGGAATCTGCTTGGGTCACCAGCTCATGGCGGAGGTTTTCGGAGGAAAGGTGGACTGGGCCGCGGGCCGTGAAGAATACGCCAGGACCGAGGTGGAGATACTGGACCATGAAGGCATCTTCGAAGGCTTACCGGATAAGATCGTGGCTTGGGCCTCGCACCGGGACGAGGTGAAGGAAGTCCCAGATGAGTTCGTCGTCACGGCCCGCTCCGACAGATGCGAGGTAGAGGCGATGCGTCACGAGGAGTTACCATTATACGGGGTCCAGTTCCACCCCGAGCTGAAGTTCACCGAGTACGGGCCGGATATACTGAAGAACTTCGCGAAACTATGTGGCGAACTGTAA
- a CDS encoding cation:proton antiporter, whose translation MGGSTTKFGFFTLVGYTALLLSLGAIVARLSEDRGLPDIPFLLLLGFLLGPIAGIVRPEYAQKAFPFVGTLGLIIILLDGGFEIGIDVLRRVASLVAKLDSITLLITAGISSLIFNLVFGLKPFSPIGFLYGSITCATDPATLIPVFSKVELPINISTALIAESVFNDPLGVVLTKMSLSVMGLSSHQNPILLFISLAAGGAALGLATGVVLERLLAREPFGEYVVPITLGAALALWYICEELLPGLLGYELSGFMAVAVLGMYLGNNLIKHDYLKDDRTFLKDFFEELSTVVRIMVFTLLGACVSISLLKTFWLKGLVCALSNVFIARPAGVIIGTYIPPKEDLNLKERIYLALEGPRGVVPAALVGTIYSKIVSNPHAVPVAIASEMPPKTLASAILVTTFLTIFISVVLEATWAQPLAKRLLKEE comes from the coding sequence ATGGGGGGTAGCACGACGAAGTTCGGGTTCTTCACCCTCGTAGGTTACACGGCGTTACTCCTGTCCTTAGGAGCGATCGTCGCGAGACTGTCCGAAGACAGGGGCCTCCCGGACATACCGTTCTTGCTCCTCCTCGGATTCTTGCTGGGCCCCATCGCCGGGATCGTACGTCCCGAGTACGCCCAGAAGGCGTTTCCGTTCGTGGGTACGCTAGGACTCATCATCATACTGCTCGACGGTGGATTCGAGATCGGTATCGACGTCCTGCGTCGCGTAGCCTCTCTCGTGGCGAAGTTAGACTCGATAACCCTACTGATAACGGCCGGGATATCCTCTCTGATATTCAACCTCGTGTTCGGGCTGAAACCCTTCAGCCCGATAGGGTTCCTGTACGGCTCGATAACGTGTGCTACCGATCCGGCGACGTTGATCCCCGTATTCTCGAAGGTGGAGTTGCCTATCAACATTTCGACAGCTTTAATAGCCGAAAGCGTGTTCAACGATCCGCTAGGAGTCGTGCTGACCAAGATGTCACTGTCAGTGATGGGATTAAGCAGCCACCAGAATCCGATCCTGTTGTTCATCTCGTTAGCCGCAGGAGGAGCCGCCCTAGGCTTAGCCACCGGCGTGGTCCTCGAGCGATTGCTCGCCAGAGAGCCGTTCGGAGAGTATGTGGTACCCATAACCTTAGGAGCAGCCCTAGCGCTCTGGTACATATGCGAGGAGCTACTCCCTGGGTTGCTTGGATACGAGCTGAGCGGATTCATGGCGGTGGCAGTACTTGGGATGTACCTGGGCAACAACTTGATCAAGCACGACTATCTGAAGGACGATCGGACGTTCCTCAAGGACTTCTTCGAAGAACTTTCCACAGTAGTCCGTATCATGGTGTTCACCCTCCTCGGAGCCTGCGTCAGCATTTCGCTGCTGAAGACGTTCTGGCTCAAGGGACTAGTATGCGCACTGAGCAACGTCTTCATCGCGCGGCCTGCAGGAGTCATCATCGGAACATACATACCACCGAAGGAGGACTTGAACCTGAAAGAGCGGATTTACCTGGCGCTCGAAGGACCGCGAGGGGTAGTACCGGCGGCTCTGGTAGGCACGATTTACTCCAAGATAGTATCTAACCCGCACGCGGTACCGGTAGCGATCGCCAGCGAGATGCCACCTAAGACCTTAGCCAGCGCCATTCTAGTGACCACGTTCCTCACGATATTCATCAGCGTGGTTCTCGAAGCTACATGGGCTCAACCGCTGGCGAAGCGTCTTCTGAAGGAGGAGTAA
- a CDS encoding MogA/MoaB family molybdenum cofactor biosynthesis protein, whose product MPVEKHVERAPKRLAIAVITVSTSKFEEAARGEEPEDTSGDILESRFEQAGHETRYRVLIPDQREMVAGAVKWTANRVDAVVTTGGTGLTPTDVTIEAVGEIAEKQVPGFGELFRRKSEEDVGAHSILSRAEMFVVDGTPVACLPGSPNAVKLGAELLIEVLPHVVVHSRGDV is encoded by the coding sequence TTGCCCGTCGAGAAGCACGTCGAACGAGCCCCGAAGCGACTAGCCATCGCCGTAATCACCGTCAGTACGTCCAAATTCGAGGAAGCGGCGCGCGGCGAAGAACCCGAGGACACTTCCGGAGATATCCTTGAATCACGGTTCGAGCAGGCGGGCCATGAGACGCGCTACCGAGTGCTGATACCCGACCAGAGGGAAATGGTGGCCGGAGCTGTCAAGTGGACCGCCAATCGCGTGGACGCTGTCGTGACGACGGGAGGTACCGGACTCACTCCGACAGACGTGACGATCGAAGCCGTAGGTGAGATCGCGGAAAAGCAGGTGCCTGGCTTCGGAGAACTGTTCCGGAGGAAATCCGAAGAAGACGTCGGCGCTCACTCGATCTTGAGTCGGGCCGAGATGTTCGTCGTCGACGGCACACCGGTGGCGTGTCTACCGGGGTCGCCGAACGCGGTGAAGTTAGGAGCGGAACTCCTCATCGAGGTGTTACCGCATGTTGTCGTTCATAGCCGCGGCGACGTTTAG
- the moaC gene encoding cyclic pyranopterin monophosphate synthase MoaC translates to MSMVDVTGKKEEIRIAEASGFLRLTEDGVNAVKSGESHPQGKGDPIEVAKVAAILAVKKTPELVPHCHPIKITGVDVDVEVLEDGVKMSVRVKSEGKTGVEMDALTGLVVGLVTLWDMVKYAEKDEEGQYPHTRIENVRVVEKIIKEKE, encoded by the coding sequence ATGTCGATGGTTGACGTCACCGGGAAGAAAGAGGAGATCCGCATTGCCGAAGCTAGCGGGTTCCTCAGGCTGACCGAGGACGGTGTGAACGCGGTGAAATCGGGTGAATCTCACCCACAGGGTAAGGGCGATCCTATCGAGGTTGCCAAGGTAGCCGCCATACTCGCCGTGAAGAAGACGCCGGAGTTAGTTCCCCACTGTCATCCTATCAAGATCACTGGCGTCGATGTCGACGTCGAGGTCCTCGAGGACGGCGTGAAGATGTCGGTACGAGTTAAGTCCGAGGGGAAGACGGGTGTCGAAATGGACGCTCTCACCGGGTTAGTGGTCGGATTAGTCACGCTCTGGGACATGGTTAAGTACGCTGAGAAGGACGAAGAGGGGCAGTACCCACACACCCGCATCGAGAACGTTAGGGTGGTGGAGAAAATCATCAAAGAGAAGGAGTAA
- a CDS encoding LAGLIDADG family homing endonuclease: MVSLDYIAGFFDGEGSVVVRFVRDGRYRAGYRVSTKVVFVQKERDVLEEIHETLGMGHLYRRGSDGVWYLEIYRREDLREFVELIGNRTMVKRDALERLATVLELLEGGVHGSRDGLERIREVWEG, translated from the coding sequence TTGGTATCGCTCGATTACATCGCGGGCTTCTTCGACGGTGAGGGATCCGTGGTGGTCCGGTTCGTGAGGGACGGCCGGTACCGGGCGGGGTACAGGGTCTCCACCAAGGTGGTCTTCGTCCAGAAGGAGCGGGATGTCCTGGAGGAGATCCATGAGACCCTCGGGATGGGACACCTCTATCGCCGTGGGAGCGACGGCGTGTGGTACCTGGAGATCTACCGACGGGAGGATCTGCGCGAGTTCGTGGAACTGATTGGGAACCGGACGATGGTGAAGCGGGACGCGCTCGAGCGGTTGGCGACGGTGTTGGAGCTCCTGGAAGGAGGTGTCCACGGGTCACGGGATGGACTGGAACGGATTCGCGAGGTCTGGGAGGGGTAG
- a CDS encoding RAD55 family ATPase — translation MTDRIETRIPGFDEMIGGGLPRRGVTVLAGLPGSARQPLLDNAVWNVLEDGFRVLLLATSTSPYEFLRRSEEYDRRAREAYEKGDLVVLNAFSVRAGIYHRTVGEIIQDLEPHRIRELVPEYDPDVVVIDSIYPMHRGEHEKFLQVISTLKVAAVRNDLAVLAGCALPESALRSPNAEVADVLLETAVHEFRGALVYSLLPIRTLPPHLPKYRAPVSILDDGTVVVHCDKVLDVKAGEIRDVDEYLNDVLNMPESMAREVAEDSEVLGELEEERDDIEKLLEELEEMEG, via the coding sequence TTGACCGACCGTATTGAGACTCGCATACCGGGTTTCGACGAGATGATCGGCGGCGGACTCCCCAGACGTGGTGTGACGGTACTCGCGGGTCTTCCCGGGTCCGCCCGGCAGCCCCTGCTCGACAACGCGGTCTGGAACGTCCTGGAGGACGGTTTCCGTGTACTCCTCCTCGCCACCAGCACCTCGCCCTACGAGTTCCTACGACGTTCCGAGGAGTACGATAGGAGAGCCCGCGAAGCCTACGAGAAAGGCGATCTGGTCGTCCTCAACGCCTTCAGCGTCCGTGCCGGTATCTACCATCGGACCGTAGGCGAGATCATCCAGGACCTCGAGCCCCACAGGATCCGAGAACTCGTCCCCGAATACGACCCCGACGTCGTCGTGATCGACTCGATATACCCGATGCACCGTGGCGAACACGAGAAGTTCCTGCAGGTAATCTCCACCCTGAAGGTAGCCGCCGTGAGGAACGACCTCGCGGTCCTCGCCGGATGCGCCCTACCGGAGTCCGCTTTACGATCGCCGAACGCCGAGGTCGCCGACGTCCTGCTGGAGACCGCAGTACACGAGTTCCGTGGCGCCCTGGTGTACAGTCTCCTCCCTATCCGTACCCTGCCTCCACACCTCCCCAAGTACCGGGCACCGGTGAGCATCCTCGACGACGGGACCGTCGTCGTGCACTGCGACAAGGTCCTCGACGTGAAGGCCGGCGAGATCCGCGACGTCGACGAGTACCTTAACGACGTCCTCAACATGCCCGAATCCATGGCCCGTGAAGTCGCCGAAGACTCCGAGGTGCTGGGGGAGCTGGAGGAGGAGCGCGACGACATCGAAAAGTTGCTCGAAGAGCTCGAAGAGATGGAAGGATGA
- a CDS encoding DUF483 domain-containing protein has translation MNTLERVLTFLQDLRSHLDGTGDMPEPRTLAEFALQRLTPMDLDICINIVETELVLWEESGLHVRPALHPYVSERIGVYTLDDEEVGRFLGYPECCVEYFLEGHVRFDHDPDNVVVVTEGFVPCSPTCRRAHRVHLLEFDADPEPYRRLEGRLRTRLEKLGVLSYHSAYRGFYEVHVPKFEGVHLDRPY, from the coding sequence TTGAACACGCTCGAGCGTGTCCTCACGTTCCTTCAAGACCTACGTTCCCACTTGGACGGTACCGGTGACATGCCCGAACCACGAACCCTCGCGGAGTTCGCCCTCCAGCGGCTCACGCCCATGGACCTCGACATATGCATAAACATCGTTGAGACGGAGCTGGTCCTATGGGAGGAAAGCGGTCTCCACGTCCGTCCCGCCTTACACCCCTACGTTTCGGAGCGGATCGGGGTGTACACGCTAGATGACGAGGAGGTCGGGAGGTTCCTGGGTTACCCCGAGTGCTGCGTCGAGTACTTCCTGGAGGGCCACGTCAGGTTCGATCACGACCCGGACAACGTGGTGGTCGTAACCGAGGGGTTCGTCCCCTGCTCCCCGACCTGTCGACGGGCGCATCGGGTCCACTTACTGGAGTTCGACGCGGATCCCGAGCCGTACCGTCGACTCGAGGGAAGGCTCCGGACACGTCTCGAAAAGCTGGGAGTCCTATCGTACCACTCCGCATATCGAGGGTTTTACGAAGTCCACGTCCCGAAGTTCGAGGGCGTCCACCTTGACCGACCGTATTGA
- a CDS encoding beta-ribofuranosylaminobenzene 5'-phosphate synthase — MVRVRSVSRIHVTLIDLHGGLGRVDGSVGVTLEGPRIELEVEPTGEGVKVDGEGEIAEKAERAARKVLDLYGIEGGVRIEVVRRYPEHVGLGSGTQATLSAAVGTLEAHGVEHYDVRELADALGRGGTSGIGVAAFERGGFIVDGGHVFGPGGKEEFKPSAASGEVPPAPVISRLEVPEDWRFVLAIPEVERGAHGDKEVNIFKRYCPVPAREVGEICRWILMVMMPAVVEDDPEDFGRAVDAIQDLGFKRVEVGLQHPVVREMMEVARSAGAYGAGLSSFGPTVYAVCDSPSARDVAQELEMYMREEGIGGEVSVSEPRNEGFEVTG, encoded by the coding sequence TTGGTCCGGGTACGGTCCGTCTCCAGGATCCACGTGACACTGATCGACTTACACGGTGGGTTGGGCCGAGTAGACGGTAGCGTGGGAGTGACGCTGGAGGGCCCTAGGATCGAGCTCGAGGTGGAACCGACGGGGGAAGGGGTCAAGGTCGACGGAGAAGGAGAGATCGCGGAGAAAGCGGAGCGGGCGGCGCGGAAGGTACTCGATCTGTACGGGATCGAGGGTGGTGTCCGGATCGAGGTGGTGAGGCGGTATCCCGAGCACGTTGGCCTCGGTTCCGGTACGCAGGCGACGTTGTCAGCAGCTGTCGGAACGTTGGAGGCACACGGTGTCGAGCACTACGACGTGCGGGAACTGGCGGATGCACTGGGTCGAGGTGGGACATCGGGGATCGGTGTGGCGGCGTTCGAGCGGGGCGGGTTCATAGTAGATGGTGGCCACGTCTTCGGCCCGGGTGGGAAAGAGGAGTTCAAACCGTCGGCGGCGTCTGGCGAGGTCCCTCCGGCACCGGTGATCTCGCGGCTGGAAGTACCGGAGGATTGGCGGTTCGTGCTCGCGATCCCAGAGGTGGAACGGGGTGCGCACGGGGATAAGGAAGTGAACATCTTCAAGCGGTACTGCCCGGTACCGGCGCGGGAGGTGGGGGAGATCTGCAGGTGGATACTGATGGTGATGATGCCCGCGGTGGTGGAAGACGACCCTGAGGATTTCGGCAGGGCGGTGGACGCTATTCAGGACTTAGGGTTCAAGCGTGTGGAGGTGGGTCTACAGCATCCCGTGGTCAGGGAGATGATGGAGGTGGCCCGGAGTGCCGGAGCTTACGGGGCCGGGTTGAGCTCGTTCGGTCCTACCGTGTACGCGGTGTGCGATTCGCCCTCGGCGCGTGACGTCGCGCAGGAGCTTGAAATGTATATGAGAGAGGAGGGTATCGGCGGGGAGGTAAGCGTTTCCGAACCGCGGAACGAGGGTTTCGAGGTGACGGGGTAG
- a CDS encoding hypothetical protein (functions along with aFIB and aL7a; guides 2'-O-methylation of ribose to specific sites in RNAs), with product MYVAENFTGVYAFDEEGNLIDHEPFPKDPDEIVERLLKRERGEVLEEEEALLSRLDADVINFEGTKADRERLEEVFDGELVVEFPNVAGEVLRERARELAVEVGVVDSEEEYSELVYEVGMKLSKEKVRATVEERDQMIIQAINTIDDIDRILNILTDRVREWYGIHFPEINKIVKKHDDFVTLVAELGHRKNFTYDNIKEVLPEFPDHLAEKLEEAAKDSMGAEMDEKDLAAVQRIAEVARELYEIRRKTADYIDESMDDVAPNVKALVGPLIGARLIALAGGLKEMAKLPASTIQLLGAEKALFRHLTKGTKPPKHGVIFQHPLIHRSPWWQRGKIARALAGKLAIAARIDAYSGEYRGDELRRQLEQRVKEIKEKYPKPPKRKRGGRPPRGRRPRRRRSPRRSRRDRRRRSRRRR from the coding sequence GTGTACGTGGCCGAGAACTTCACCGGAGTTTACGCGTTCGATGAGGAGGGGAACCTGATAGACCACGAGCCGTTCCCGAAGGACCCGGACGAGATAGTGGAACGTCTGCTGAAGCGGGAACGTGGTGAGGTGTTGGAAGAGGAAGAGGCGCTGCTGTCGAGACTGGACGCGGACGTGATCAACTTCGAGGGTACGAAGGCGGACCGGGAGCGGCTCGAGGAGGTGTTCGACGGAGAGCTGGTCGTCGAGTTCCCGAACGTGGCTGGGGAGGTCCTTCGAGAGCGAGCACGGGAGCTCGCCGTCGAGGTCGGTGTGGTCGACTCCGAGGAGGAGTACTCGGAGCTCGTGTACGAGGTCGGCATGAAGCTGTCGAAGGAGAAGGTCCGGGCGACGGTAGAGGAACGGGATCAGATGATCATTCAGGCTATCAACACTATCGACGATATCGACAGGATACTGAACATACTCACCGACCGCGTGCGAGAGTGGTACGGAATACACTTCCCCGAGATCAACAAGATCGTGAAGAAGCACGACGATTTCGTGACGTTGGTGGCCGAGCTGGGGCACCGGAAGAACTTCACTTATGACAACATCAAGGAGGTGCTGCCCGAGTTCCCCGATCATCTGGCCGAGAAGCTCGAGGAGGCCGCGAAGGACTCGATGGGTGCGGAGATGGACGAGAAGGACTTGGCGGCGGTGCAGCGGATCGCGGAGGTCGCGCGGGAGCTCTACGAGATCAGGCGGAAGACTGCGGACTACATCGACGAGTCGATGGACGACGTGGCGCCGAACGTGAAGGCTCTGGTGGGTCCACTGATCGGTGCGAGGTTGATCGCGCTGGCCGGCGGCTTGAAGGAGATGGCGAAGTTACCCGCGAGCACGATCCAGCTGTTGGGAGCGGAGAAGGCGCTGTTCAGGCACCTGACCAAGGGTACGAAGCCGCCGAAGCACGGTGTGATCTTCCAGCACCCGCTCATCCACCGGAGCCCGTGGTGGCAGCGCGGTAAGATCGCGAGGGCGCTGGCCGGTAAGCTGGCCATCGCGGCGCGTATCGACGCTTACTCCGGTGAGTACCGGGGCGACGAGCTGAGGCGACAGCTGGAGCAGCGGGTGAAAGAGATCAAGGAGAAGTACCCGAAGCCCCCGAAGCGCAAGCGTGGTGGTCGGCCGCCTCGCGGTCGTCGACCGCGTCGGAGGCGTTCACCCCGGAGATCTCGTAGGGATCGCCGGCGCCGCTCACGTCGAAGGCGGTGA